Proteins encoded together in one Hevea brasiliensis isolate MT/VB/25A 57/8 chromosome 16, ASM3005281v1, whole genome shotgun sequence window:
- the LOC110670760 gene encoding protein DETOXIFICATION 54 codes for MADKDPDFPSQKLPCAFQVLEELKELWGMALPITAAHLMAFFRAVVSVMFLGRLGSLELAGGALSIGFTNITGYSVLVGLASGLEPVCSQAYGSKNWDLLCLSLQRMILILFIAIIPISLLWLNLESIMNFMGQDPNITAMAATYCIYSLPDLLTNTLLQPLRVFLRSQRVTKPIMYCSLLAVIFHVPLNYMLVVVMGLGVPGVAMASVVTNMNMVALMVGYVWWVSGRWEMRWTGRIAGVCGGLGPLLKLAVPSCLGICLEWWWYEIVIVMAGYLPNPTLAVAATGILIQTTSMMYTVPMALAGCVSARVGNELGAGKPYKAKLAAMVALGCAFVIGIINVTWTVILRERWAGLFTKDSLVKGLVASVLPIIGLCELGNCPQTTGCGILRGTARPAIGARINLGSFYFVGTPVAVGLAFGLNIGFSGLWIGLLSAQVACAVSILYVVLVRTDWEHEALKSRKLTSLEMSPSNGVTGNEHEEEQHDDDDNDDDDDDDDDDECRRLFVNGNGNTA; via the exons ATGGCGGATAAAGACCCAGATTTCCCTTCTCAGAAACTCCCCTGTGCCTTTCAG GTTCTTGAAGAGCTAAAAGAGCTATGGGGGATGGCTTTGCCAATAACAGCAGCTCATTTAATGGCCTTTTTTAGAGCAGTGGTCTCAGTCATGTTCTTGGGCAGGCTAGGCAGTCTAGAGCTAGCCGGTGGTGCACTGTCCATTGGGTTCACCAACATCACTGGCTACTCAGTTCTCGTGGGCTTAGCCTCTGGACTCGAGCCAGTGTGCAGCCAAGCTTATGGCAGCAAGAACTGGGACCTATTATGCCTCTCTCTCCAACGCATGATCTTAATCCTCTTCATAGCAATCATACCCATAAGCCTCTTATGGCTCAATCTTGAATCCATCATGAACTTCATGGGCCAAGATCCAAACATCACAGCAATGGCAGCAACCTACTGTATTTATTCTCTCCCTGATCTTTTAACAAACACTTTGCTGCAACCGCTGAGGGTTTTCCTAAGATCACAGAGGGTGACAAAACCCATAATGTACTGCTCGCTTCTGGCTGTTATATTCCACGTGCCACTGAACTACATGCTTGTGGTGGTGATGGGGCTAGGTGTCCCTGGGGTGGCAATGGCATCGGTGGTGACTAACATGAACATGGTGGCTTTGATGGTGGGATATGTGTGGTGGGTAAGTGGACGATGGGAGATGAGATGGACAGGTAGGATTGCAGGGGTGTGTGGTGGGTTGGGTCCATTGTTGAAGTTGGCAGTGCCTAGTTGTTTAGGTATCTGCTTGGAGTGGTGGTGGTATGAGATAGTGATTGTAATGGCAGGGTACTTGCCTAATCCCACTCTGGCTGTGGCCGCCACTGGGATACTCATCCAGACCACTAGCATGATGTACACTGTCCCTATGGCCCTTGCTGGTTGTGTCTCTGCTCGG GTGGGGAATGAGCTCGGAGCTGGTAAGCCATACAAAGCCAAGTTGGCTGCCATGGTTGCATTAGGGTGTGCCTTTGTGATTGGTATCATCAATGTCACTTGGACAGTCATCCTAAGAGAGAGATGGGCTGGTTTGTTCACTAAAGATAGTCTTGTTAAAGGTCTAGTAGCATCAGTTTTGCCCATAATTGGCCTTTGTGAGCTTGGCAACTGTCCTCAAACAACTGGCTGTGGTATCCTACGTGGCACAGCACGACCCGCGATTGGGGCCCGTATCAATCTGGGCTCATTTTACTTTGTGGGTACCCCGGTTGCAGTGGGCCTAGCCTTTGGGCTTAATATTGGGTTTTCTGGGCTGTGGATTGGGCTGCTTTCAGCTCAAGTGGCTTGTGCTGTGTCTATTCTCTATGTTGTGTTGGTCCGCACGGATTGGGAACACGAGGCATTGAAGTCTAGGAAGCTGACCAGCTTGGAAATGAGTCCAAGCAATGGTGTTACAGGTAACGAACATGAAGAAGAACaacatgatgatgatgataatgatgatgatgatgatgatgatgatgatgatgaatgtAGAAGGTTGTTTGTTAATGGAAATGGTAACACTGCCTAG